The sequence TTTTGGCAATACCATGGGAAATATTGCCTCTTTGATTGCAGGTACTGTCCTAGCTTCTGGCGTGCTTTATACCCTCGATGTTTCTATTTTGGTGATTAGTTGCTGGGCTTTGGTGCTTTTTTTTCTTGGCGGACTCGCGTGGAAATATGAAAAAAATGTTCTTGCCAAGGGGTTACATGTAAACACTATCTACACCCAAGTACCGCTTCGTATTGGTATTGGATTTTTGATTGGTGTTGTGTGGGGGTTGTTTGCTTTTATTGTACCTGCGGATTCATACTTGGGGTTTTCTCTCTCTTTTATCGCTATTTCCACGTTGGTGATTATTGGGATGCTGAGCTTTAGTGTTATGCCTGTCCAGTTTTTTACCCACACCTTAGGGGCGATGCTTCCTTTAATGTGGCGGCTTTTTGATATGTATATCCAAACAAAAGCCTTTTTTTACCTTATCCTTTTGGCCATTGCACTGGTGTGGCAAGTAGTACTGCTGCTCAAAGCCCGCACCAATTCCATTACCGCCATTCGCGCCATTATCTTGAATGAAAAACTTAAAGACGAAGTTCACCGCTATGCCAAAGCCCAAGAACACATCGAGTATTTAGCCTACCACGATCACCTCACAGGTGCATGGAATCGCCGTTATTTTGAAGGTTTTTTAGAAGATTTACTATTAAAAGCGGGACTGAAGAATCAACACGTGGGCATCCTTGTCATCGACATCAATCGCCTCAAACCCCTAAACGACCACTATGGGCACCATTATGGCGACCAACTTCTTGTTTCTTTTGTCAAACACCTCAAACAACACCTCAAAAAAGAGGCACTTTTGGCCAGAATCGGGGGTGATGAATTTGTTGTTGTGCTCCCGTATGCCAACTCCTTGGAGGCGCTTTTAGACCAAGGAAAGCGCCTTAAACATGCCCTTAATACGGCGTATTTGATTCACGATATTTCCGTCTCAAGTAGTGCCAGCATAGGGTATGCGCTCTTTCCACAAGACGGTCAAGAGATGGATACACTCCTTGCTACTGCTGATGCGCGCATGTATGAGGATAAAAAGGCTTTTAATATTTTTGAAGGTTGATCGAAGTGTTTCTTGACTAGAATAATTCTCTTCTCTTCCTCAGATACGACGAATTATTTATTTATAAAACTATTACGTGAAAATTATTTTTTTACCAAAGCATTTAAAAAAGTACAAAAAAAGTATCGAAAAATCCATTTTTTTTCTCATTTCTTTTGAGTATAATCACCTTAAACAATAATTATACTCAAAATCTAGAGTAGGATATTAATATTATAAGCCACTTTTTCTCTTAATTGACGAAAAATACTTGAATCGTACCAAGGAGGATTCATGACCATGCCAGCATACATCAACCCTAGCTATATCCTTAGTAAAGAGATATTTCGTGTGCGTAGAATTGATTTTATCGACCCAGTTCCTTTGCACAAACATGGGTGTTATGAGCTTTTCTTTGCCCTCAAAGGCGAAGCGCGCTTTTGTATTGATAATGAATCTTACTTCATCAATCAGCCTTGCCTTTTTTTGGTTTACCCCAACCGCGTTCACGGATGGGGTAAACCATCAAAGACTTACAAGGTTATGTATTAAAGTTTGACGCGACTGCTTTTACTGACCCTTCTTTTCTAAATCGTATCTCAGCCTTTCAAAGTGACCTTGTTTTTTTAGAAGACCGCGAAAAAATCATGATGATCCACAATACCTTTAAAGCCCTAGAGGATGAGTATCACACATCTCTTTCCTTTAAAGAACACACCATTAACAGCCTTTTACAAATTTTGCTCGTCTACATTCAACGTTGTGTTCCTTCGGCACCAGCCTCGCAAGCTAGCCAAACCCTCATTGCAAAACTCAACGAAGCCATTGCACACAACCACTATGCCCTCGCCAAACCCACCTTTTACGCCAAAAAACTCAACACAAGTGTTCGTCTTCTCAATAAAGCAACCAGTGAAGTGGCCGACCAAAGTCTGGGACAATACATTCGTAACCAAACCCTTCAAGAAGCTAAGCGCCTCCTCTCTTTTGAAACCATGACATGTAATGAAGTTGCTTATTGCTTAGGATTCTCAGACCCTGCATATTTTAGTCGCTTCTTCAAACGAGAAGTTGGCGTCGCACCAAAAATTTTTCGCAATGGGTCTTAAAAAGTACAAGTTTTTGTATTTAAAATCCATTTTAAAAAAATTAACTAACTGATAAAATTAATCTTGAAATTATATTTTCAGGAGGAAGTTTTATGAAAAAGTCTACTGTCGTACTTCTTAGTACTGTTTTGTGCGCATCACTTGCCAGCGCTAAAGTTCAACATGTTTTCGAACCCGCAAAAGACACATCCGAATTTACCGATGTAGAGTGGAACTGGAAGGCGGCCCTTTCGTTTTACTATCAAGGGCTAACACAGGACTACACACCTGTAACAGGCACCGAGGAAGAGATTGGAAATGGGCTAATTCTCCCTAATGCCAATCTTGATATTTACGCTAAAATCATGAGTGGTTTTAATGTCAAATTGCAAACCATGCTTTCTTCTAGCCATCACCCTGAAGCTTATGTCAAAGGTGGTTACGCGACCATTGACAACCTTGATTTTATTGCTCCAAGGTTTCTTGAGGGTTTAATGGCCAACACTACCATTAAAATCGGGGTTAATGACATCAACTTTGGTGATGACCATTACCGCCGTACTGATAATGCTGATGTTATGAGAAACCCTTTTGTGGGCAACTTGGCTGTTGAGTCTTACATGCAAGCCTTTCATGTAGAAGTATTGCACCGTTTGCCAACACTCAACGCGTTTGTTGTGGGCGGTCTTACTAATGGCAAAGCACAGCCCAATAATGTTGTAAAATCAAATGACACCGACGATGCCAAAAATGCCTCTTATGCTCTTTATGGCAAAGTAGGTTTTGACAAGCAGCTCAACGATGCCTTGCGTGTGAGGGTTACTGAGTCTGTTTACTGGCAAGAAAAAACAGCTCGTGGAGATTTATATTCGGGAGATAAAAGCGGGGATGTTTTTGCCAATATCTTTGGGAAAGCTGCCAAGGATACTTCACAACAAACATGGAATGCAGTGTCAGGCTATGCTGATATTTTTGCCTCCAAAACAAACTTTTTTGTCAAATACAACGATACAGAATTTTACGGTCTTTATGAAATTGTTGATGGCAAAAAAGCCGATGGCAAAAGCATAGATATGAACCATTATGCGTTTGATATTGTACAGCGCTTTGCTAACGACCGGTTTTATTTAGCAGCTCGTTACGAAAATGCTGTAGTTAAGCATGATGATGCAGTTCGCGACTATGGTGATGCAGAACTTACCCAATATCAACTCACCGCTGGTTGGTTCTTGTCTAAAAATGCCGTCGCTAAAGCTGAATACATCAAACACGAGCGTAAAAACTTTTCTGATTACGGCGGCAACGGGAAGGCAGAGTTTGATGGCTTTATGATTTCAGCAGCCCTTAATTTTTAATACCCTCAGGAGAAAGTATGAAAAAATTTATGGTTAATATTTTATTTCTTTCAAGTATGTGTTTTGCACAAAGCAGTGTTGAAATTCACGGAACTTCAACACTGCACGACTGGAAAATGGTCTCTCAAGCCATCGACGTGGGTGCGTTTGAGAGCGAAGGCGGGGTGATTTCAGCCCTTGATGTGGGGGTGCAAATTGAAACCCTTAAAAGCGGCGATCCGGGCCTTGATAAAAAAGCCTACGAAGCCCTTAAAATCGACAAAAGCAATGTCATCACCTTTTCCCTTAAAGAGCACAACATGGAAAACAAAACCCTCCGCGGTGTTTTTAAAGTGCTCGACATGGAGCGAGAAGAAATCCTTACTCCCGAAGTTATCGAAGTAGACCGTGTGGCGGGAAGCTTTGAGGTAAACATGACAGATTTTGGCATCACGCCACCTTCGGTTATGTTTGGCGCCATCAAGTCTGGCGATGCTGTTACGGTGAAGTACGACATCCAAAAATAGTTGACTTCCACACTCCTTAGAAAAACACCGAGGCTAGGCTAAGAGCCTCGGTGACTCCTTTATTTCCCAAAAACCTCTTTCAAGTACCCACTAAAACGCTCCCACGACTTGCGGTCAGCTTCGGCATGGTAACGGGGTGTGCCAAACACACTAAACGCATGGGGCGCACCACTGTACGTGTGCATTTCATGGGAAATGCCTGCACTTTCAAGCTCTTTAGCAAAGGTGGCAAACTCTTCCATACTAATGGCCGTGTCTGCGGTTCCGTGAAACACAACCACTTCACCCGTGATGCCTTCCACGCTTTGCCCTTGTGGCGTAGCCAACCCTCCATGAAAAGGTACAAAGGCTTTAAGTGGCGCACCTGAACGAGCAAAGTCTAATATCACCGTACCGCCAAAACAATAGCCGATGCCTATGGCGTTATCTACATTTGCGCCCACCCGCTTTGCCGCGTCAACACCTGCTTGTAAAATCGCGCGCATCTTGAGGCGGTCGTTGTACAAATCCCCTGTCAATGCGCGCCGTTTTTCCACCGTGTCGGCGACAACGCCTTTACCAAACATGTCCACCGCAAAGGTCGCATAACCCATCTCATGCAACATGCTTGCGCGCTTTTTTTCGTACCCATCCAATCCATCCCAATCGTGCACCAACAACACTAAAGGCGCCGTTTTATGGGGTGAGGTATAGTACCCCTCATACGTCTTGCCCTCTACTTCATACACCACAGGCGCCCCATTGGCAAAGGCCAACACGCCTGCACAAATCCATCCTACGATACTTCGGGTCATGGTCGCTCCTTTAAAATTAACGTGGTATTTTACGTCAATCTTAACCCTCCTTGACCAAAACCCTCTTAAATCTTTTGGGCTAGTCTTAAAAAGTAATACGCCCTTAACACGTCCTTGTTATTTCTCAAACAAAATCTTCCCGTACCGCCCTGCCCACCAGCCAAATACCCCTAACCACGCTAGAGCACTTAGGCCAATAAGGCTCATGTAATGGCTAGGCACCAAGTCCGCGCCCACGCGCAACAGCGTCATGGTTTGCACTAGCCCAAACAGCGCCACCGCGTAGCCATCGGCCACGGGCGTGCGCCCTGAGTGGCCCAACAACACCCGCGTGCCAAAGCCAATAAGCACGGTTGTAAAATACCCAAGTGCTAAGGCATGCAAGGGTGCATGGCCAAAATGCCACCCCAAATCAAACCACTGGGAAAGCCCGTGGAGTGTGAAAAGCAAAAAGCCCACAGGTGCCCACCAGATGGAGAGAAACAGCACCCATAAAATAGGCGGAGACTGGCGAAAGGGGAGTTTCCACCGCACCAGTTCGAGGGTAATAACTCCAAACAAAAGCCCATCGGCAAGCAAGGCATTAAACCCCAACGACTCTAGCGCCACTTTAAGCAAAAGCCCGCCAAATACCACAGGCAAAAAGTACGTGGACTTGCGCACTTCGTACCCTTGAACGCGGTTAGCCGCAAAGAAAGGAATCATCTTTTGTGAGACCACGATGACCACCAAAAAGAGGTACATGTAAAAGCTCATGGTGAGCGCTACATGTAAGGTCGGTGCAACAAAAGAGGCAAAAAACAGCACTTGGGCGAGTGCGCCAAACGCAAAGGCAACTAGCATCCACGAAGTGTCTTGTTTATTAGGCACGCTACTTTGACGCTGAAAATCCCACAGCACCCACACCAACTTTCCATACCCCACAAGCACAAGCACCATGGCAAGCAACGTCCATGCTTCAGAAACAAAACTAAACACCGCCAACCCCACGCCGCCAAGGTTCAAGGCCAATGCGGGCCACAAATAAGCGGACTTTGGCGCACTGGGACGCGCAAGGTAACGGGGAAAGGTAGTGAGCAAAAAGCCCACAAAAAACTGCGTAAACACCACAAATGCCATGGCATAGCCGTGGTAAAATTCGGGCCTTACATGTAAGGCAATCCACCCGCCATACTGCATCCCAAGCAAAGCCACAAACACCACCCCTTGCACAATACCCGCAAAGAAAAACAACCGATGGGGCAAGGCTAAGAGGTTTTGCCACGGCGACGTTTTGGGGCTTGGCGGGGGCGTGAGGCTACTGACAAAAACCACAGCAACTCGCTCCTTGGTTTGCCGCCGCGATGGCTTTTTGGAGCGCCTCCTCATAGTCTGGTTCATCCGTAATCTCTGGAACGATGTGCTTGTACACAATGCGACCATCTTTACTGACGATGAAAATAGCCCGCGCACACAACCCTTCTAGCGGCCCGTTTTCAATGAGCACACCGTACGCTTTGGCAAAGGCTTTGGCTTTAAAATCGCTCACAAAGGTGAGGTTTTCCACCTCG is a genomic window of Sulfurospirillum tamanense containing:
- a CDS encoding dienelactone hydrolase family protein; amino-acid sequence: MTRSIVGWICAGVLAFANGAPVVYEVEGKTYEGYYTSPHKTAPLVLLVHDWDGLDGYEKKRASMLHEMGYATFAVDMFGKGVVADTVEKRRALTGDLYNDRLKMRAILQAGVDAAKRVGANVDNAIGIGYCFGGTVILDFARSGAPLKAFVPFHGGLATPQGQSVEGITGEVVVFHGTADTAISMEEFATFAKELESAGISHEMHTYSGAPHAFSVFGTPRYHAEADRKSWERFSGYLKEVFGK
- a CDS encoding helix-turn-helix domain-containing protein, giving the protein MMIHNTFKALEDEYHTSLSFKEHTINSLLQILLVYIQRCVPSAPASQASQTLIAKLNEAIAHNHYALAKPTFYAKKLNTSVRLLNKATSEVADQSLGQYIRNQTLQEAKRLLSFETMTCNEVAYCLGFSDPAYFSRFFKREVGVAPKIFRNGS
- a CDS encoding cupin domain-containing protein; the protein is MTMPAYINPSYILSKEIFRVRRIDFIDPVPLHKHGCYELFFALKGEARFCIDNESYFINQPCLFLVYPNRVHGWGKPSKTYKVMY
- a CDS encoding NnrS family protein, whose translation is MVFVSSLTPPPSPKTSPWQNLLALPHRLFFFAGIVQGVVFVALLGMQYGGWIALHVRPEFYHGYAMAFVVFTQFFVGFLLTTFPRYLARPSAPKSAYLWPALALNLGGVGLAVFSFVSEAWTLLAMVLVLVGYGKLVWVLWDFQRQSSVPNKQDTSWMLVAFAFGALAQVLFFASFVAPTLHVALTMSFYMYLFLVVIVVSQKMIPFFAANRVQGYEVRKSTYFLPVVFGGLLLKVALESLGFNALLADGLLFGVITLELVRWKLPFRQSPPILWVLFLSIWWAPVGFLLFTLHGLSQWFDLGWHFGHAPLHALALGYFTTVLIGFGTRVLLGHSGRTPVADGYAVALFGLVQTMTLLRVGADLVPSHYMSLIGLSALAWLGVFGWWAGRYGKILFEK
- a CDS encoding YceI family protein, which produces MKKFMVNILFLSSMCFAQSSVEIHGTSTLHDWKMVSQAIDVGAFESEGGVISALDVGVQIETLKSGDPGLDKKAYEALKIDKSNVITFSLKEHNMENKTLRGVFKVLDMEREEILTPEVIEVDRVAGSFEVNMTDFGITPPSVMFGAIKSGDAVTVKYDIQK
- a CDS encoding GGDEF domain-containing protein, producing MNFKTFAFFGIPKNHPLSPALLERVNLERARVYFGNTMGNIASLIAGTVLASGVLYTLDVSILVISCWALVLFFLGGLAWKYEKNVLAKGLHVNTIYTQVPLRIGIGFLIGVVWGLFAFIVPADSYLGFSLSFIAISTLVIIGMLSFSVMPVQFFTHTLGAMLPLMWRLFDMYIQTKAFFYLILLAIALVWQVVLLLKARTNSITAIRAIILNEKLKDEVHRYAKAQEHIEYLAYHDHLTGAWNRRYFEGFLEDLLLKAGLKNQHVGILVIDINRLKPLNDHYGHHYGDQLLVSFVKHLKQHLKKEALLARIGGDEFVVVLPYANSLEALLDQGKRLKHALNTAYLIHDISVSSSASIGYALFPQDGQEMDTLLATADARMYEDKKAFNIFEG